Below is a genomic region from Dioscorea cayenensis subsp. rotundata cultivar TDr96_F1 chromosome 14, TDr96_F1_v2_PseudoChromosome.rev07_lg8_w22 25.fasta, whole genome shotgun sequence.
AAGTTGGACAggattggtgtttttttttttaaaacagctACAAATCATTCATGGGAAGGACATTATAATCAACATCATAATGGacgaaaaataaatatatcccTTATATACAGCGGGAATTGGCATTGGCAGCAGCGGTCGGGGATTTTACGAACTTGAGTTAATCCGCTCCACCGACAGTGAGCGGATTCTTCCAAAAAATGGCACCTCGGTCGCGTGATCACCGCCTTCTTCCATTGCCAAAACAATGGTacaaaaaagaggagaaaagaaAAGTAGGTCAGCTGTCATCGTCCATGGCTCCGATGTATGTGAGATCGGTTCTTCTCACCCTTACAGCACCCTTGAGCCAACTGCAGGCCTTGAGGTTAGAGTGATCGGCACCGGGGCCACCTACATTGCTGCTATTGTTCGAGGCTGATGCGGTTCCCGTCCCGTCTTCCAGCAAGGTCCATGGATCAATTTCCATGTCAAGGTCCTGGGCAGTCGATGACCGGGATTTTCCTTGCATTGTAGTCGTTGGCCGAGCCGATGGAACGGAAGTTCTTTGATTTCCTGCATGTTGACTTGGCGTTGACATGCCTGGTTGCAGCGACGCAAGTGCTGTTGATGTTAAGAGAGGAGGGTGGCAAGAGATGGTTAATGGTGGAGAGGGTGGTAGCTCAGGCATTGCAGCTTGGATCCGTCTTCGAATTGCTGCAGGTAATTCCATCCGGTCTAGTTCGACCTGCGAAATATAAGAACCGAGAGTTGATGATTATTGAAGATTTTTTCTGTGAATTAAACAAGTCTAACATGCAAGaccaaaattaaatttagcaCAGCAAAGACCAAAATGAGTGAATTAAATATAAGAACACGAATGtgcatgattttttaattacagGAATAGTAGAGAGGATAAACCTGCAATTTTTCCGACACCTCTCGATCAACAGCAGAAAAATCTCGAGATTTGAGGGTTGACTTGGAGATGGGCTTGGCTTTCAGCCAACTCGGTTTGAAGTTGCCAAGTAAACAATGGAGGACGCACAGAAACCTGTCAAACAGGCTATCACCGGAACGGTCCAATGAGGCAGTGATCGGTGCATTTACAAGAtattcttcctctcttctcGGAGTTTTATGTGTAATTAAATGACAGGCATCGGCATCTTCTTGAACAACACGGGTTCCAAGAAGACGAAGTATGACAGCAGCAAGTGTATGTCTCATGTTCCTCGCAGATTGCTCCCTGAAACTTGCATGCATTAGATTTAGGACAGTGAGAGAATAAATGTTAACATAGGAACCATCATGCAACAGATCACTATACTTATTATTAACCAAATAGGGCTTAAacaaagataacaaaataaaaataagataaataaaatttaagggAAGATGCTAAGATAATAATCACTGATGAATATCATTTATAGGGCAAACAATTGAAAGCCACAAGACATGACAATATGAACCATGAACCAAACTTGAGGGGCCAAATGTGgctttaattaattcattgattttattgCTACCCAACTCAAATTTTAGCACCAGAAGATTTTGCAAACAAGGCTTGATTTAACAAGAGGACATAGCCTACTTTAAGACAAGATGGTTGCATGACCAAAACTAAGATTTAGACTAAAATAGAGccaaatataagaaaacattgatgaTAAATACAATATTAGTTCAGTATTACCTGTCCGCACATATGATAGGAAGCAACCGCAAAAGAAATTGCAATCGCAACCACATGGATGCCCTCAATGCCGCAGCGGAGGGTGGGGAGGACTCTGTTACACCTGTAATTCTTCTACCCAACCCAGGACTTCCGCCTCTCAAGCCTTTACGACTGCTGCCTTTACTAGAAGAAACTTCAACAGCAGAAGAAGCAGAGCCAGATTGTTTACCACCACCACGGGTGAGCATATTGATTTGTTGCTCAATGGTACTCAATTGTTTGATTAGTTCTGTAGCAAATGAATTCCGTGAATCACTGGAACTCCGGTCAATACAGGGTAGCACCAATTCTGCAAGAGCTCTATCAGTGATATACTGCTGGCCAGGAGAGAAGCCTTCGGCATCAAACAATTGAAAGCTCATTCTGCCAGGCCTTTTGACTTCAACACCTTCATCAACAACTTCCCCTTCTTCAATGGAAGTAACTTCCATCTTCCTTTTATCAGTTTTGTCAATTGGTCCATTTGCATTGGGGGATGACCAACCCCATGGTTTCCAAAACTGAGCTTTACTTGTAAAGCCTCTGAGCTGAGCAAGAGTAGCAAGTCGCTGCCGAATGGATTTTCGTCCCAGGAGAACATCACTGCCAGCTAAAACCCATTTTGTATTCTGTAGCAGGAACTCCTCTAATGACTTCCCAAGAAGATTAACGACTTCTGAGTAAAGTGATGCTGCATCGGGTCTCACAAGTAACCTTGTCAGAACAATTTCAATAAAATTGCGCTCATTCTCGGAAAGTGAAAAGTTCTCAGCCTTGGGAGAGAGAGATTTAATTGCCTCAACCAACTGCATGTTATGAGTATCAATTTTTTCAATAAGAGCCTGCTCATTCAAGAGGAGCCTCAACTCAACCCACTGCCAATGGAATTTGGCAGGTTGCAGTGTATCTAAAACTTGCTCAAGCTGATCTAGAAGCTTTGTCTCATTTTCAGAATATGCTCGTGGCTCACCGGGGACAGAAACCCATGACCCATCCTCCTTCATTAATGTAAACGGCGGCATTTTGCAATCGATTAGGGCATTTAGAATCAATCTTGCCCGAAGGGGAATAAATGCCATTGTTTTCAAATGCTTGTCTGGACTGTGTGTTTCAAGCATCGATGCAAATTCAAAATCACCAATGTCAGAGGCTAAAAGGTCATACAACATTCGCGTGTTCCGCAAGCATAGATCTCGGAATGGCTGGTGTTTGATAGCATCTCCAATGGCCATGGATAAGTGTTGATATAATTGAATATCTTCACGCGTTGCAATGTTGCTGTTGAGAATGTATGGCCTCCAAATGACCATTGCAAATATAGAATATGCAGGAGGGAACACCATACTAAGAGGAAGCATGCGCTGCATCCGTGAAAGAGCTGATGTGTATGGTTCACCAAGAATCTCTGCAACTAGTCCATCAAACACTGTTCTGCAGTTGCCAATAAGCACCCGGAACCAATGAACAGATACCTCAATACAGTGATCAATCTTGAATGTCCCAAAAGATCTGGACATGCCATTAGAACTGGATCTTGAACTCCTAATGAACATCTGAACATCCAAACCATCCTTTAATTTGAAAACAGAAACCATCCTTTCAAGGCTAGCAACTCCATGCACAATAGCCCCCACAACAAGTGCAGATACAGAAGCCGCAGCTTTACCGGCCCTTCCAACAAATGtttttgaagaattatttaAGTTCTCATTTGGATGATTTAGATTGCCATCATGGTTTTCAGGAGATGGTTGAAACTGACTGCGAGAAGGCTTTCCAGGAGAAAAGGCGTTAGAAACAGCTGAAGAAGCTTCATTGGCTAAAGTTACATCAAATATGCGACCCAAACGTTCTCCAAGAGATTCTTTAAGGAGACAGAGAGAAAGTATGTGAATCCGTAATATGTGTCGGGCGCAATTTATTGAACTTGATGTCGAAGAAAACAATTGATAGTTATTGCCTGCAAGTAAATccaatatttttgctacagcATGCCCTACATTGCCAACAATTGCAGAAACAGCAGCAGCAACTCCAGTGGGGTCCCATTCTTGAGATGCACTGCCATTCTGACAAATACAATCACATAgaccaaaaaaaatttcttgagcTATATGATGTCCTTCATCCATTTTTTCTGAGGAATTTttaacagcagcagcagcaaaagGTTTTCTTTCCTTTCCATAGAAGTATTGCACAGCCTCCTCAATGCGTCTTTGTACCAATTCTTTCATAATTCCACTAAATCTTGACATCCTCCCACTAAACTTTTGACGCAAATTATCATCAGAATCATCCATTCCTCCAGGTACACCGGGGGAAAATCCCATATTAGAATCCGCTTGTCGTATAGCATCAAGTTCCGCAAGCGTTCTCTGATCACATGTAGTTCTGAAGTTCTTTTCCCATTCACTCCCTATATCACGATATTTCTTCAATAGATTCCGAGCATAAGTAAGAGAAGCTGTGCCATGAGACCTTCCATTAGTGGGCAGCACAGTCACAACTCGATGCATGGCAGCAGTTAGGACTTCAGGGAGAAGATCTGACGATACAAGCACATTTTCATACCTGAACACATGAGACAGTTATGTAACCACCAAAGAACAAGCAATGAATTATAATATCATGACACAAAGATATCACATTAGCATTGGCAGGAGacactcatttttttattaatttaaccAGAGCTAAAGAATACGCAGAGTTTCAAACCAATTaacgattaaaaaaaataaaaatcaagcatatttaaattaaagaaaggaTAAAAACTATGGCGCTTCAATAACCAGGAATGGTTAATTAAATGTTATCCCAAGGATTATCCAAATTTTCAGTATACCAGAcagataataacaaataattagtCTAAATTACCATAAACTTGTATGCCAATGGTCTGTCTTTTTATGCGTGTGAACATGCACTAGGATGGATGATGAGATCAAACCTGACAGTAGAATTCAGTAATGTGAACCCAAAATAAGTAGTCAAGACAGTTCATAGTTCACAGTTCACATAAAgggattaagaaataaataacactTGACAATCCACGGTTCAGAGCACtctttatgaaaataaaaagacacCAAAATCGACACAATTTGGATGCTTCTCACCTGAAGTTGGACAAAGATCATGCTACCCACATGAAATACCCTCACACAAGGAGAAATTTATACTGTATGTGCTCTACGGTCTATAGTTCAAAATTAATATACCAATTCTCACTTATAGTGAGACATAATATTAAATGAGCATTTACATCAGTCTTAAAGtatagaaaaaacaaaacagcTAGACCAATGAACTCCTTCCAAAGAAAGTAGTTTAGAGCAGAAATTAACACTCCTGATGCTATGATCACTAAAACACTGCATTTAGacagaagaaaataaaagaacttGCAGTAGTTTAATTTCCTGTCTTTGTGACAGATAAAACATTTCAAATCAGTATGAGAAGCAAGGTATGAAACAGATGTGTtacatacaaaaaataaataaataaataaaattataggcTTTAATTTCAGTGACATAATGTAAGATAACTTTATTAGTTTATTGCATGATCATGTTGAACATACTAAAGtggttaaagaaaaaaataaaataagaggatTAGAACAAAATTAAGAGAATTACTCCTAAGTAGAAAGGCCACTCCCAatcataaaaggaaaaaaagcatTAAGATCTAAACTGGGAAAATGGCCTGATAGCTtttaacaacaaagaaaaacatgataagCAGGCTCATATTGAAGAAAATCAACCcttatgcaaaaataaaaaatgcagaTATACATTGCAttttaccaaataaaaaaataaaataaataagatttacCTTTGAAGAGATGATAGCAAGAATGCCTCCCCTACATCACAGATAgtgttttccttatttttggTTGGCATCATTGCATTCCTCCCAATGTGAGCAGTAGAACTTGGTCCACCAAAAACCTTGGGAAATAACCAAACAAGAAGCTTTGCAGCTGCAGTTAAGTCCAAGGAAATATCCAGCAAGTACAAAATGGTAGAGAGCTCGTCTTCAGTAAGTCTCCATCGTACAATGTTTCTGTCCTCGAATgaggtggaaaatgaagaagcatAATGGCCAGCCTTGGAAGCAGTCTTTTCATTCCCTTCAACTAATTGTCTGATCGTGGTTACCAACCAAACTGAAATCGACCTCTTTTCAAGCATTCTTAGTTGTTTTAAAGTTCTGCTAATATCAGATAGAGACACCATTTTCATCCGGTCTGCATCATTAGGGTTTTCTCCTGCCAAAGCAGATTTATGATGGGGGCAGCTCACCTTATTGTCACATACATGGCTGGTCGATGCTCCATGGCTACTTTCAATTCTATTAGCTTGCAACTGCGCTAGACTCTGAGTTTTGCGCCTGCCTCTTGAACCAGGTTTAGATGACTTCAGAGGAGGTTCAACCTTAAATGACTCCTGGGGCTTGGGGCCCTTCCTAGTCCACCAAATATCTTCATCATCTAACCAGTTTGAAGAAAacccttgaaagggagagctcCTCTCATCATCTAATTTTTGCCTCTTTGCTCTCCTACACTCCTCACAGCCTGGTGTCACATCTATCACATCAGATTTGCCACTCAATGAACCTAAACTTCTCTTATTGCTTCGTTGAGATTCATCAAATCGTGATTCTGTAGATAGAGAACAAGGGCCTGGGATGTGGAGCAGACTTGAAATGGCAACCTTCAGCTCAGCAATCTTCACCTTTGATTTCTCATTATTCGCTGTCATTGCACTCAAAGCTACATTGAAGTTTCTATGACTTTCCAACAAAGAGGGTGAAGCACCATCTCTAAAAGCAACAGAATGATCTTTTTGTTTCTGTGAAGAAAACCCCAACCGGATGCCACTTCCAGCTTTTGACTGGGAGGATTTACCTCCAAGATAACCTTGAAGCACAAGTCGTCGCTCATTTGAGTAAACATTCACTGCCTCCTTTAGCAGTGGGACTTTTGTGATTCTTGCTTCTTCCATAACATCAAACAAGCAGGAACCAGGCAGCTGCTTCAGAATTTGATAGTGTCTTTTCTGTCTTTCCAAATCGAACTGAGACTCATCTCTATCCATAATCCCACTAATTATTAGTTGTCTCACATAAGCCTGGGGATAAAAAATACCATAGCGAACAAGTTCCATGACAAAAACCATAAGACATTTAAGACCTTCACCTTTCCCAGCTACATGCTGGTCTAACCAGCATACAATAACATCATGCAGTGGACCTGGACTTTGAAATAAATCCACTTTGTGCTTTTTATTGCTCAAGCCTTTAGAGGAATTTTCAATCCCAGTAACATTTTCTACAATGGTTCCGCCTGACAAACTATCGTGAAGGGAAGCAGCTTTTCCAATGTTGCCAACAACAATTTGAGAACTGCTATCAAATTGAGATGAGCTATGTAGATGTTCCATTTTTAGCTTCAAAAGAGAAACAGCAGCATAAACTTGACAGAAGTCTTTTCCACCAGTGAACTTTGGAGTTGTAGGCAAGGCAGTACGGCAATCCCTATAATCACATGTTGCCCACTCACATAGAAAAAACACAGAGCAAATCAGGGGCAAGCTGACACTGCCAATCCACTTCAGTGAAGAGCGCAAACAAGGACTTACTTCAGCAATCCATGCTTCTTCAATAGTCATATCAGAGAAATCTCCAAAGAGGGAATTGTAAGCAGTCCTCAGATCACCCTCTACTGTCAGAGCTTTATCCAATGCCTGTAAAGCTTTGGGCACACCATAACCTTGGAGTCCAGGATTAACTATCTTCGCCAGATTTGCAGACCGTTTCTGAATTGAGGAAACAACAGATCCAAAGGACCAGTATCGATGATCAGAAGCCATATTACCAAAATCCACATTCTCTACCTTCAGAGAGTTACTTCTAACAAATAAATCAGGGGCCACACAGCTTGGCAGAGGAAAACAATCCAAGGCAACAAATGTATCAGGGATAGCAAGTATAAACCACCGCAGCATCTCAATTAGTGTAACAAGGAGAGAAGGCTTGCTGGAGTTATCAGTTAAACCTGAACCACCAGGACATAGAACATTTATCGCTCGAACAAGTATATCAATAAATATGCGTGCATAAGTCTGTGAGAGTGCAATCCTCTCTACAAGAACATAAATAATTGGCAATAGCAGCTCTAAAGCCTCAGCTGATTCCCTTTCCTGAATGTGGAAAATAAACATGTATCAGGACCACAAGCATTCAACAAGAAAGTAAGGTACAATGACAACAGAAGCATGCAGGGTAAACAATTACCTGAAGTTGGTTGAGAACCCACTCAACAACAAGTGATGAAACAAGCAGGCCTTCTGCAAAATGCCATTGCAAAAGGCGCACCATATATGACCATTTGAACTGCAAGGATGGCTCATCAACATCAAGAGTTGAAGATATAGAATCACTTCCATGTTGCGGTACACCAGCCAACATATTAGGTGAAGACTGATCTCTAGAGGGTATAGCTGCAAAAGCAccatcttttgaaaaaaaatcatccacaaGCTGCTGCACATATTCAATAACATCCTTAGTCCACAGCTCAGAACGAGCAGATTGTGCTTTATCAGGCCCAGATGAAACACTGGTCACAGCAGGCCGAACCTGAAAGTTTATAGCAAGCATGTTTTTTGCCAATTAGAATATCGAGAATTTAACCACATTAGaggaaaaaagaagataaacagTAAAGAAGGGTTTTAGAGTGAATTAAAACCTGATTGAGATAATTAACTTTGATGAACCAGGTTGCTTTGACTAACGGCACATTGTGACGAATAAGAACCTCAAAGAGTGTTTTCTTCCTATAACCATGAGGAATATTCTCAGCCAAAGAACGTAGCTGTTTATGCTGTTGTGCTAGACCCTGACAAGAGAAAGTTAACGGTTAACACTAAACCTCAACTATATAAATTCATGAATGTTGCTTTAGTGTATTTGACACAAATgcttattaaaagaaaattaaaaaattaaaaaaaacacacaaataagGAATAGAACCAGAATCAATTAAATGTTTAGAAATACAAAGGCATTTAATGCAAATCAACCAGTGGGCAAGGgtgcaaaataagaaaatacataaatgaaGTATCTCATTAACtagttgatgtatatatataatgataaaaagGCAAAAATAGCAGGATGAAAGAtgaaaaaagaaccaaaaaaaaaaactggtaATCAATCAGATAACAGAATTGGatacaaccaaataatcaaacCTCAATCCATTTCTTGCGGAAGTCTTCACTGCATGCCTTTTGATCTGGAAAAACTCCAGATTTTGTTAATAATGAACCAGAAAGAGAAACTCCATAAACTTGGCCAGCCTGTATATACCATAAACTTCAATATTAGCATCAAGCATAATAACACACCTGCTGAAGTTGCAAACACAGAAATGCAGATAGCAGATAGAGTTAACACAGCATAACAGGTCTCACAAAAGATAAATCATAAACATCTTTGGGGAAAAAAGCATGCGAAAGCTACCAACCTTCCGTTTTTGCGCTCGAGATTCTATAATAGCCCTGAGACGTTTTCGTATCGCCTAAAGGAATAATAGCAGTGGAGATATCTGTTAGATAACCATCAGAAGTAATGGCTTGCAATGTAACAAGCAATCAAGTTGAACATAAAAACctcattcccaaaaagaaaaaaaagaaagaaaacagaatataaaaggaaaaaatgctGGAAGAATGGCACTAAGCTTTCTCCCTTctcatgaaataaaatttaatgttgTGCAAAATGAATATTTACATTGCAAAAAAAACTTATACACAGTTAAATTCATagaataattcaaagaaaaccaaaaatgtcactaatttggttttttatcaaaataaaagatCCAAGGTTAGTCCACGCCATGCCTTCTTAATAACTCTTGTTCAGTAAAATACAACCTTTATATGCACTGGGACTAAAATGTTTAAGAATCAtcttttagttattaattatggTTTAAGTATCACAGACAAAAGATCAGGTTCTTCTCTATTCAAAGAATCATGTGAGAAAATATCGAGATCCCTTCCTCCAAATATATGACTGAAATAAACTGCTGATcaagaaaactaaataaataaataaacatacatatatatatatataattcaaatacAATAAAAGCCTCGATCAGCCAACCATGCCATTTAAATTGCATGAAACTATTACCTCCTTGCATTTTAAAATGAATTCTGGTTTCACAAACGCTGCAACATGAGTCAACACTATCTCTCTCGCTTCCTAGCAGAACCAAAAAAGGAACCAacgattaaataaataatgggcGAAGCAGTGCTATGAATTATTAAATGTGATGCAGAATGAAATATGTGTATACACATATCAAGGATAcaattttgcaatttttttcataaaaacgcTCGAGGCagttgttagattttatatttggtactagtgggccctatattgACTCTATAAGGGTTTaagggtcttacaccaaaaagtctcaagatttagtggctcaacctctatacctatatattaactcattacacttctattacacaaccgatgtggtattatatttccaacaccctccctcaagttcaactcgatCGAACTTGCTCAAacttgtacaccagaggtctgtttacCAGGACTTATACACTACTTTGtatctcagaggtcctacacatatggacttgtacactacttgtgtctcagaggtcctacacacatggacatGTACACCacttgtgtaaatatatattaggCTCTACtatatttctctgataccatgttagattttatatttttggtactagtgggccctatatgggcttatgggtcttacaccaaaaagtcgcaagacttagtggctcaacctctatatctatatataaactcattacacttctattacacaaccgatgtggtactatatttccaacagcAGTTTTGCATAGATATCCAATCATTCTACCTctgaaaattttccaaataaaataaaggtcaATAATGTTCTTTAAGTTTCCCATTTATATTGTCTCTCTTCTCATCTTAGACACTGATAGTTGACAATCTTACAAGACTAAAGTCTTTCACTCTTATGTGAAGAACATATGGATTTTCAAATTGGTGCAAAGGTTTGTAAACTCAAACTAACAAAGGAAACCATATTACTTGCTCAGTGCTGGAGAACTTGGAAAatgtagataaaaaaaaaaaaaattggcagtCTTTGTCATGTTGAGTAAATTCCGCATTTTGCCAGCacataatataaatatgtatgtCATTCATGTGAAGGATTGGATTTGGATGTTTGGTTCACTCATGGATTAGAACTTGTGTCTGAGAATAATACAATTTGAATCAACAATACAGATCGATAGaatgtaataaatattaaataaatcatatagtACATATAGTATGTCTTTGCAATTCTATAATTACTAAAACAAGCCAAGCAAGTTCAAAATCTCAGATGTTCTAAATACAAGCAGCCAAAACCATAGCATATTAATCTAAAGTATAGATGACATAAAATCCACAATAACTCCTAAATCAGTTCTAGAAGCCTGAGAgaacatttataacatattgCCACCAATAACAATACTCAGAAATGACAATCAAATTCACCTCGATTCCTTCAACAGTTTCCTTGTATCCTGACTGTAGATATTCCCTAGTTAATGTCTCTTCAGGACAGTTAGGAGTTTGCGGGTAGAAGTCAGGTGGTCCAAGGCTGcaagaaattttaaatagaacaacttcagaaaaaataattattgaaaacGTTTAGagcaaataatcaattaaaacttgCTCATCTTTAGCTAGAACAATATTGTCTGGCAGAAACACAAATGTCGCATAACCCAGAGTTCCGAAATCAAAATTATCACCAAATgaacaattaaattcattcataataatatttggaaataaaaagactaaaaaaagGAAACACACTTAAGAGTTTGTATTGAGACAATCAATCTAAAGAAAATATGAGTTTTGCTCTTTTTAGAAATCTGACTACTTGAGGTATTTAAGTAACCTACTAACTACGAATTTCAAGTTCAACAAGTTAACTTTTAAGTCTCATCTACAAACATAACTATGCAATTGAGTAATGGTCCACTAATCAAACGAAATCCCAACTCCATATGTGTGGACACAAGTGCACATCTCGTAGTAGGTCCCACCCATTACCAAATTATATTTTACCCataatcagaaaaaaatatatatatatatatatatatcgttatAATGAATCATCTGCAACTAGTAAAGCCCCAGTTCATTGCTCCCCCCCTTCCTTTTTTTATACTTCCGTTTGctcttgttttcttatatttaatttttagcgGGAAGAAAAGGAAACCAAAACACATGATGTACAAAAATTTTTCCAACAACCAACCAGATGAAACTTTGTTTACTAATGCAGAATTTACCGGGAACTAAGTGGTTCTTTCTCGCACTTTAGCTTGTAAGGTGTTAGTAGTGATGTCCTCCTGCAAATGCAAATTCAGGGCTAAGAAAATTAATtccagggaaaaaaaagaaccatacaaaaaaaaatatcatatagaacgttatcaaaatataaacaacataaaaatcaataatcaaGGCCTAGTTGAGattttgtgattaaaaaaaatgatcatgGACTGAAGGTGAGTCAATAGAATCATAAGATAAATTTCATCTTCCACATGAAAGGTTATCTTTTTACGATGGAACTTGTCTTTTCTTCGCTACTAAACTAGACCAAAAAAAGTAGAAAGTACAAATGCAagataaataaaacatcaaaatgtCGAAGAGAAAATTAAGATCATCTAATCTATCCACTAAACATTGTGaacatgataaataataaaaacattatttttctgAAGGAATGGAGCAAGAGTTCGATTCAAAATTAAAGGAAAGGTTTAAATTAGTTGCAATCTATCAAGTGATAACTTGAAAATGATTGAAGAACaattaaatttcaagtttaaaataaagtttaaagAAAACAACgaaccaaaaacttgattgcaaCAAACATAATAATTGAGAGATTAACCCAGGAATAATATGTTAACAACACTTTGTGGATTGATGGGAGCAAGAAAAAACCATGCAGAGCTAGCATGCATGTGATATCTTAAGCATGCTTTGAGATTTGGGTTGTGGTGTGAtcaacaatgaagaaaaaaccTTGTGGGATATATATCATATCAtccattagttaaaaaaattaaaatcacaatACTGCATCGATAGCCTGCCTAAATTCACATACATATACCTACTCAAGAAATAGCATGTGTACCATGTATTAAATTGCCaggcaaagaaacaaaatcactTTACTAATTGTCAAAACAAGATTCGAAAACTCTATAAGGGCATCTAAGTCAAAATCATAAAAGAGAATAGGTGACATTAAAAACGAGTATGGAAAGCAGACAATATGAAACTTAAAGCATACAGTGGGATGATCACCTGGGGAAATTAGGAGTTGAAAATGATGACTCCACCCTGGCAGCATCCCTTGCAGACGTCCCATTAATTGTACTATTATTAACTCCGCCAGCTGCACAGCTGGTAGCAGAATATCGTTGCATTATTCCCTACAGTCACCAGCATAATGCCCCCAACACGACTGTCGCTATCTACAACACAAACCACTCTCCATTCTACTTCACCTTTTATGTCTGACCATGAGGGGTTGAAGCCTGGGCAATATATGGCGTCACAGCAAAGTAACTGATCTCAGATGGCAAATGCAGCACAAACCACAATACCTATCTTGCAGAAGTGCTAGATCACAAACCTTCAAGTTCCAATCTTCAACATCTGCCACATATGGCAATACTTACTAGTATAGCAGCAAATGTAGATCTGGAGTATCAACTTAAGCCTTGAA
It encodes:
- the LOC120275492 gene encoding mediator of RNA polymerase II transcription subunit 12 isoform X1; translation: MQRYSATSCAAGGVNNSTINGTSARDAARVESSFSTPNFPRRTSLLTPYKLKCEKEPLSSRLGPPDFYPQTPNCPEETLTREYLQSGYKETVEGIEEAREIVLTHVAAFVKPEFILKCKEAIRKRLRAIIESRAQKRKAGQVYGVSLSGSLLTKSGVFPDQKACSEDFRKKWIEGLAQQHKQLRSLAENIPHGYRKKTLFEVLIRHNVPLVKATWFIKVNYLNQVRPAVTSVSSGPDKAQSARSELWTKDVIEYVQQLVDDFFSKDGAFAAIPSRDQSSPNMLAGVPQHGSDSISSTLDVDEPSLQFKWSYMVRLLQWHFAEGLLVSSLVVEWVLNQLQERESAEALELLLPIIYVLVERIALSQTYARIFIDILVRAINVLCPGGSGLTDNSSKPSLLVTLIEMLRWFILAIPDTFVALDCFPLPSCVAPDLFVRSNSLKVENVDFGNMASDHRYWSFGSVVSSIQKRSANLAKIVNPGLQGYGVPKALQALDKALTVEGDLRTAYNSLFGDFSDMTIEEAWIAEVSPCLRSSLKWIGSVSLPLICSVFFLCEWATCDYRDCRTALPTTPKFTGGKDFCQVYAAVSLLKLKMEHLHSSSQFDSSSQIVVGNIGKAASLHDSLSGGTIVENVTGIENSSKGLSNKKHKVDLFQSPGPLHDVIVCWLDQHVAGKGEGLKCLMVFVMELVRYGIFYPQAYVRQLIISGIMDRDESQFDLERQKRHYQILKQLPGSCLFDVMEEARITKVPLLKEAVNVYSNERRLVLQGYLGGKSSQSKAGSGIRLGFSSQKQKDHSVAFRDGASPSLLESHRNFNVALSAMTANNEKSKVKIAELKVAISSLLHIPGPCSLSTESRFDESQRSNKRSLGSLSGKSDVIDVTPGCEECRRAKRQKLDDERSSPFQGFSSNWLDDEDIWWTRKGPKPQESFKVEPPLKSSKPGSRGRRKTQSLAQLQANRIESSHGASTSHVCDNKVSCPHHKSALAGENPNDADRMKMVSLSDISRTLKQLRMLEKRSISVWLVTTIRQLVEGNEKTASKAGHYASSFSTSFEDRNIVRWRLTEDELSTILYLLDISLDLTAAAKLLVWLFPKVFGGPSSTAHIGRNAMMPTKNKENTICDVGEAFLLSSLQRYENVLVSSDLLPEVLTAAMHRVVTVLPTNGRSHGTASLTYARNLLKKYRDIGSEWEKNFRTTCDQRTLAELDAIRQADSNMGFSPGVPGGMDDSDDNLRQKFSGRMSRFSGIMKELVQRRIEEAVQYFYGKERKPFAAAAVKNSSEKMDEGHHIAQEIFFGLCDCICQNGSASQEWDPTGVAAAVSAIVGNVGHAVAKILDLLAGNNYQLFSSTSSSINCARHILRIHILSLCLLKESLGERLGRIFDVTLANEASSAVSNAFSPGKPSRSQFQPSPENHDGNLNHPNENLNNSSKTFVGRAGKAAASVSALVVGAIVHGVASLERMVSVFKLKDGLDVQMFIRSSRSSSNGMSRSFGTFKIDHCIEVSVHWFRVLIGNCRTVFDGLVAEILGEPYTSALSRMQRMLPLSMVFPPAYSIFAMVIWRPYILNSNIATREDIQLYQHLSMAIGDAIKHQPFRDLCLRNTRMLYDLLASDIGDFEFASMLETHSPDKHLKTMAFIPLRARLILNALIDCKMPPFTLMKEDGSWVSVPGEPRAYSENETKLLDQLEQVLDTLQPAKFHWQWVELRLLLNEQALIEKIDTHNMQLVEAIKSLSPKAENFSLSENERNFIEIVLTRLLVRPDAASLYSEVVNLLGKSLEEFLLQNTKWVLAGSDVLLGRKSIRQRLATLAQLRGFTSKAQFWKPWGWSSPNANGPIDKTDKRKMEVTSIEEGEVVDEGVEVKRPGRMSFQLFDAEGFSPGQQYITDRALAELVLPCIDRSSSDSRNSFATELIKQLSTIEQQINMLTRGGGKQSGSASSAVEVSSSKGSSRKGLRGGSPGLGRRITGVTESSPPSAAALRASMWLRLQFLLRLLPIICADREQSARNMRHTLAAVILRLLGTRVVQEDADACHLITHKTPRREEEYLVNAPITASLDRSGDSLFDRFLCVLHCLLGNFKPSWLKAKPISKSTLKSRDFSAVDREVSEKLQVELDRMELPAAIRRRIQAAMPELPPSPPLTISCHPPLLTSTALASLQPGMSTPSQHAGNQRTSVPSARPTTTMQGKSRSSTAQDLDMEIDPWTLLEDGTGTASASNNSSNVGGPGADHSNLKACSWLKGAVRVRRTDLTYIGAMDDDS